Sequence from the Fusarium oxysporum Fo47 chromosome VI, complete sequence genome:
GATTCACAAATGCACCGCCAAGGAGACAATTCACATCCTCTATCTTCCGTCGCAAGCAACAGCCATCAGCCGACGATCCAGAATTCGTCTCTATTCTCGACGGACCTCCAAAGCTTGTCCGTGTTGGAAAACGCCATGGCCCAGGTCTAATCATCCTCGGTATGCTTTTGAACTCATCAATTGAACAGAGCATGGTCTGATTGATTTAGCTATCATCCCCATTACAGCCTTCATTCTCGGGACATGGCAAGTCCAGCGCCTGGGCTGGAAATCCGAACTTATCGCTAAATTCGAAGACCGACTGATCCGCGACCCTCTACCCCTCCCACCAACCATTGATCCCGATGCTATTCATGACTTTGACTATCGCCGTGTGGTAGCGAAAGGGCATTTCCGACATGATCAAGAAATGCTCATTGGACCGCGTATGCGAGATGGCACAGATGGATACATGGTAGTCACACCATTGGAGCGAGAGAACGGCACGACAATTCTCGTGAACCGAGGCTGGATCGACAAGAAGCACAGAGATAAGAGAACACGACCTGATGGACTACCGACGGGTGAGGTCACAGTGGAAGGACTTCTACGAGAGCcgtggaagaagaacatgttTACGCCAGAGAATCAGCCCGAGAAGGGCATGTTTTATTTCCCGGATGTGAAGCAGATGGCTGCTTTGACTGGTAGCCAGCCTGTCTGGGTTGAGGCTACTATGGGTATGTCTATCATCATAATCTTTCATTTCGTGATGTCTTGCTAACGACATCAGAACCCGAGTTCATGCAAATGGTCGACTTCGAGGCTCGCGGTATTCCCTATGGCCGACCCGCGGAGGTAAACCTGCGAAACAACCACGCCCAGTATATCTTTACCTGGTAAGTTGCCTCATTCTATGTCGATCGGCACCGGGCTTTCTGACCCCATGCTTCAGGTATGGCCTTGCTGTCGCAACATCCATCATGCTTTGGATGGTAGTCAAAAAGCCTGCAAACGATGTCGCTCGTCGTGTAGCCCGTTCAAAGGGCCTGTAAACTGTAGATCTCATTACGCATGCACCATGTAAAACTCATGtgtcttcagcatcttctgcaACTTCTCCCTCGTCGCCTCGACCAGACACACGCCTTGCCTTGCGTTGCTTAGCGGGTTGCGGAACTGGCATCCTCAGCTCCTGGAGGAGCTCTCTTGGGAGGTGCTTCTGTGCCAAGGAGAACATGGAGGAACGCGGTCCTATCTGACGTTGCCTGTACGATATTAGAATTTCTGGTTAGAACAAAATACGGAGCTGATACCCCAGTGAAACAACATACCTTTTCATGAGTGTGAAGACGTCGCTCTCCTCAATTGTTCTGCGCTTCGCGTGATCCGCATAGGCTCCCAGATCGTCACCCAGCTGCTCGAAAAACCATTCAGAGGACTGGATAAGAGCATCCAATGTCTCCGCCGAGAGACGCTGGTTGCTCAGACCTGACGATTGGAGAGCCGTCTGGGCCACTCGCTTGACGAAAGCCGGAGGCAGTGACGGGTATTCAATGCCATGTTGCGATACCCGCTTTCGCTTCTTTGCTTTCAAGCCGCGAGGTAGCCTATCATCAGCTGGTTCATGACGCATCCCGGTTGTGACTGTTGGCTCTGGTATTGGCCCTGGCTCTTCATTTATCGAGCTATGATCGTCGACGCCAGCATCGTTATAATCCCAACCGTCCATTCCGAAGTCCCCGCCACCAGCATCGGAGTCGGATCCGTACATAACGTCGGGGCGGGGGTCCTGAGCGTCATCTGCCACGGCTTCTGCGACTGACGGGTCGACAATTGGTGATGTTGCTTGAAGATCGTTGGCGGGATCAGACATTTGAAAGACAGTTCCATCCTCAAGTCCACCAGGGTACTCGAAGTTGAAGTCGCTCCCTCGGCCCTCGGTCATTTGCCGGGTCTGGTCTGCTTCAATCCTGTTCTTATGTGAGCAATGCATTGCATCTAATTAGCCAGTAATAGACTTACGGCTCGAGTGTCATATCATCCTGTCCAGCTCTCGCCTGAAGATCCTCTAGCAGACCGGGGAAGAAATCTGATTGCTGGCCAATATCGTCTTCTGTGGCTTCGTTGTTGAAGTAGTCACTCATGCGTTCACTGCCAGGACTCCCTCGAGATAGCCGAGAGTCATTCGCAATTCTTCGAGGCATCTCAATAGACTGCATGGTAAAGTTGTCCTCATCCAATTGTGACAATGTTGGTGGAGGCAAATCTGAGCCGGTACTAGAAGCATCTTCAATGTCCAACGGCAAGGATATTATTGGAGGCCTCGTTAGTAGATCGtcgacttcatcatcgtcatcatcatacAAGTTGCTTTCCTCCCTCTGTTCCGGAGACGAGCTCCGTTTATTCCCCGgagacgacgaagaagacgagtGAATAGGCTGGCTCTTAGGCGCTAGTGTTCGACCGAGCATTCGTAAAATATCCAAGGGTGTTTCTCTCTGCTGCAACATGCTCTGTCTGCGTTTCTTTCCAGGTGTGAACATTGCCGTTCGACGCTGGTCAAGCAGCCGACGAGCGGCTTTGGCATGAGGAGTCGGCGCATTGGATCGACCGGCAGATGCTGGTGTACCACGGCGAAGAGAGGCACGCAGGTCTCGGGCACCGCTACGATCGAGAGGTGTGTGAACGCCAGAAAACGGCTCTGCGCTAATAGCGCGACGGTTCGGGGTTCTCGAAGGAGTTCGCGCGGGCGTTTCTTGCGAAGCCGCTTTACCTGGCGGCGATAGACTTGACATATTTGTGGTGGTGTTTGTTTAGATGCGCCGGAGTGGCTGGCGGAGCGACGGCCGCTCAACTGGCAGATAATGTCTTGAAATCGTGGAAGTCTTCATCCATAGaactttgagaagatccGGGCGTAATGCGAGCACAGCGGTTCGGAGAATTATTTGTATTTTCGGTTATTGTTGATGTTATAGATCCATGTCAATGATGAATGTCAAAGCAAGTGGGAACGCGACAAGCTTCAGCCATACGCGACGAGGGGAGCTTCAGTGCACGGGCCATTTACCTGCATTGCCGTTGATGTAAATGACCATGGTCACAATTATTTTGAGGGATCTCGAGGTACAATTAATCAATTCGTACAGGAAATGATGCTGTGTTGTAAATGCGCATTTGATATTACCATAAATCAACGAGACGAGGCGGAAGCTAGACGATAAGCCAGGGACTTGTTCGGCAACAACTTCTAGATCCATCCAAACAATCCTATGCAAGCAGAGCTTCATAGAGATCCCTTCGCAGTTAATCCAAGATATCCATACCCGCCAATCATGACACTGCTCACAAATCTCCAAACAGCTGTCCTGGGCacaccagccttgatacAAATCCAACAATCAGCAGCACCCCACAAGAAGAGTAAGCTCATAAGCGTATCAACTACATGGTATTCACCACGAAGATAGAACGTCCACAGAGCGACGCCATAAGCAGCTACACGAGTGCCGTAGATACCAAATGCTAATTGCGCTGGCTCTGACCTGACGATACCCTCAGGCAACCCGTACTCGCGCATAGCACGGTCTGGGGCTCTCAAAGGAAGAAGACCACCGAGAGTGAAAGCGGTGCCCATAAACATGGCGGGAATATGCCATGGAGAGACATTAGAGAACAAGCCTGAAGCCATTTCGTGATAAATCAGCGAGAAACTAATGTTTCTATTAGTATGGTTTCAAGTTAACAAGATAAACATGAGGGAACACTCACCAATTGGTATTCtagcaaaaagaaaagacaaTAAATTGCAAAACATTAATCGCTCAGAGCATTCTTGAAACAAATAAGCCGACGGCTCGACGTAAGCAATCGGAGGAGCTACATGTAAGATGAGATCGCCAAGGTAATGGCAAAAAATATCAAAAGAATAAGTATTAGGACCGAGCGTGGATCGAACACGCGACCTAGGGATCTGCAATCCCTCGCTCGTACCACTGAGCTATCGATCCATTTTACTTGCCAGCGACTTCGAACTTTTGGATTATAAAGACTCAGGTGGCTGAACAGAGGCCGTGGCCTTATGAGCAAGGATCTAAGCGCCCAGTGGAGGTTTCAACAGCTCTCAACATGCATCCCTGGTCTTCATACCTTTATCTCCAACCTCTTTATTGTTGATCCCTGTCTTGAAGTGCTACCTGATTGTTAACAGAGAGCTTGTGATGATATCAATTGTTTCTGCTTTGAGGTTGGCGTGAGTCATGGATGTTGAATTCAGTTGAAGAGATCGGCCAGGTTTCATGATTCGGTGGTTTTGTTCATTACGGTAGCGGTAGCAGTTCTCCTTTATCCCCTTCCCAGCTAGGGATTGCCATGTACAATAGGGACAGATAAATAGCATGACAGCAGAAACTCCAGGTGTTTCTTAAATTCTCCGCCACCGCTCATAATTGTTCGATCATATTGTCTTGAAAATAAGTGAGAGGGCACTACTTCTTTTTTGGCGCAGAGCTCATTGTAAGGTATTCCGCCCAATCCACATTCCCGCAGCCTCTCTCCGCCTTTCATCTGTACCGACAGCCACCGCCTGCACTTTGAATAGCCGCGCCTTGTGTAGTCTTGGGATAATCGCATCTGCTGTAGCTTGAGTATTATTCCTCGCCTTGGTTTATCTCTCAACTACTGCAgcctctccttcttctcctctttccATAACCTGGAATCTTGTTCGGTTTCCATCCAATCCGGCATCTGCATTCTCATCCCCAGCCGCGACCGAGAGTCCATCTTAGCCAAGACGGCCATTAACAGCGAATCCTTACCACGAAAGGGTTCAGCGACACAGCAGGTGAGCTGCCTTTACCCCAAATTACGGTGCTTGGTTGGCCCCTGAGCCCTTGTACCTCCCCCACCCCCAGGCGCCTATAGCCTTGAGCAAGCTCTTGATAGCGATCAACTCCTGGCCTTTCCTCAATCCTGTCCTATCCCAAGCGGATAGGTTCCAGTAGGTCAAGTTAGTCGGCGAGGCTAGGTCTTGGCTTATTACTGCGAACCAGGGCCTGAGGTGGCACGGGAGGTGGCTACTGGTGGCATACCCTGGGCGCCTCTCTCGTGGTCCTGCCTGGGCTTGCTGGGCTTGGGGGCGTCTAGTCCAGTCTAGTCCACTGATGCTGATAGAGGTGGAGCGGCTCCCATCGTTGAACCTCCTCCTGTGGCCTCACCTTCTGCGGCACAAAACGCGTGAACTACACCTCGGTTTTGTGTCAAGTTTCTTCTCTGACCTATCTTTTTATGCAGCTGTGAAACTCACCTGAGGATCCATTCGAGTTCTGTCGCCGCTTGTCGCATCCAAAATCGTCATCGTCGCACCTCTTCCCTTCCGTTATCCGGCCTTCGAGTCCTGGGCTGCCTGTTTGACCTGCCCCTCTCCAGGCTCTAACCTACTACTCTACATTACATCCACCATCTTCGTACAGACACAACAATCGTCGCTTCTATCATCTCCATCTGCCCCTCGACGACTTTTTGCGCTTCCACACAATTCGTCGGTTTGATACCCATTTCCTTCGACTTTCTCCCCATAACCGATCGCAACAATGGCTCAGCCCGGCGTGCAATCATTGAAGGTTTGTTGAGCCGATGGTTACCTGACGCAATACATGGTTGGCTGACCGCTGCTACAGTGTGTGGTGACTGGTGATGGTGCTGTTGGAAAGGTACGTCGGACAACAAACAGCCGCTTACAACGCGATGGCTTTCATAACAAGAGCCTTCCGCTGACTGTGCTTCCAGACCTGTC
This genomic interval carries:
- a CDS encoding SURF1 family-domain-containing protein, yielding MNAPNTVLRSLRLSKQIPRCTRFTNAPPRRQFTSSIFRRKQQPSADDPEFVSILDGPPKLVRVGKRHGPGLIILAIIPITAFILGTWQVQRLGWKSELIAKFEDRLIRDPLPLPPTIDPDAIHDFDYRRVVAKGHFRHDQEMLIGPRMRDGTDGYMVVTPLERENGTTILVNRGWIDKKHRDKRTRPDGLPTGEVTVEGLLREPWKKNMFTPENQPEKGMFYFPDVKQMAALTGSQPVWVEATMEPEFMQMVDFEARGIPYGRPAEVNLRNNHAQYIFTWYGLAVATSIMLWMVVKKPANDVARRVARSKGL
- a CDS encoding centromere kinetochore component CENP-T-domain-containing protein, producing the protein MASGLFSNVSPWHIPAMFMGTAFTLGGLLPLRAPDRAMREYGLPEGIVRSEPAQLAFGIYGTRVAAYGVALWTFYLRGEYHVVDTLMSLLFLWGAADCWICIKAGVPRTAVWRFHHFLYELINCTSRSLKIIVTMVIYINGNAGKAASQETPARTPSRTPNRRAISAEPFSGVHTPLDRSGARDLRASLRRGTPASAGRSNAPTPHAKAARRLLDQRRTAMFTPGKKRRQSMLQQRETPLDILRMLGRTLAPKSQPIHSSSSSSPGNKRSSSPEQREESNLYDDDDDEVDDLLTRPPIISLPLDIEDASSTGSDLPPPTLSQLDEDNFTMQSIEMPRRIANDSRLSRGSPGSERMSDYFNNEATEDDIGQQSDFFPGLLEDLQARAGQDDMTLEPIEADQTRQMTEGRGSDFNFEYPGGLEDGTVFQMSDPANDLQATSPIVDPSVAEAVADDAQDPRPDVMYGSDSDAGGGDFGMDGWDYNDAGVDDHSSINEEPGPIPEPTVTTGMRHEPADDRLPRGLKAKKRKRVSQHGIEYPSLPPAFVKRVAQTALQSSGLSNQRLSAETLDALIQSSEWFFEQLGDDLGAYADHAKRRTIEESDVFTLMKRNSNIVQATSDRTAFLHVLLGTEAPPKRAPPGAEDASSATR